A part of Sulfurifustis variabilis genomic DNA contains:
- a CDS encoding glycosyltransferase: MRRQPDLAVFVASLFHGGVGKMRVHLINEMARQGHRVELLLADRDSPYMNLVSPEIRVVHVGTSNAVTGIPAIALYLLRARPRVMLAQRVRVNVLSLRARTLTRARTRMFVTVNTNMSRELAALKPQKHARHLHLLKKYYPHNDGIIAVSHGVAADLSRLIGIPLRHIDVAPNPTVTPELERMAAEPLDDPWFASGEPPVIVGMGRLEPQKDFPTLLRAFAILRRKRRCRLIVLGEGKERESLLRQATELGIAEDVRFPGFVKNPYAYLSRAALFALSSAWEGSPNSLTEALALGTPLVSTDCPDGPREILENGHHGPLVPVGDADALAAAMTTTLERPPDRRQLQAAAQRYTLQRSATAYLRALGLSSD; the protein is encoded by the coding sequence ATGAGGCGTCAGCCGGATCTCGCGGTTTTCGTCGCGTCGCTGTTCCACGGGGGCGTCGGCAAGATGCGCGTGCACCTGATAAACGAGATGGCCCGGCAGGGTCATCGCGTGGAACTGCTTCTAGCGGATCGCGACAGCCCGTACATGAACCTGGTCAGCCCGGAGATACGGGTCGTTCACGTCGGCACCTCGAACGCCGTCACAGGTATTCCCGCCATCGCCCTGTACCTGCTCCGCGCGCGGCCACGCGTGATGCTGGCCCAGCGGGTTCGCGTGAATGTCCTGTCGCTTCGCGCCCGCACCCTGACACGCGCCAGGACGCGGATGTTCGTCACCGTCAACACCAACATGTCGCGCGAGCTCGCTGCGCTGAAGCCGCAGAAACACGCTCGCCACCTCCACCTTCTGAAGAAGTACTACCCGCACAACGACGGCATTATCGCCGTGTCGCACGGGGTGGCGGCGGACCTTTCCCGGCTGATCGGCATTCCGTTGCGCCATATCGACGTCGCTCCCAATCCGACCGTCACCCCGGAGCTCGAGCGGATGGCGGCCGAGCCTCTGGACGATCCCTGGTTTGCCTCCGGCGAGCCGCCCGTGATCGTCGGCATGGGGCGGCTCGAGCCACAAAAGGATTTTCCCACCCTGCTCCGTGCCTTCGCGATCTTGCGGCGCAAACGCCGTTGCCGGCTGATCGTTCTCGGGGAAGGCAAGGAGCGGGAATCTCTGCTGCGGCAGGCGACGGAGCTTGGAATCGCCGAAGACGTCCGGTTTCCCGGTTTCGTGAAGAACCCGTATGCGTATCTCTCCCGCGCGGCGTTATTCGCGCTCTCGTCCGCATGGGAGGGATCACCCAACAGCCTGACCGAAGCGCTCGCGCTCGGCACCCCGCTCGTTTCGACCGATTGTCCGGACGGGCCTCGCGAGATACTGGAAAATGGTCACCATGGGCCGCTTGTCCCGGTCGGCGATGCCGACGCGCTCGCGGCGGCCATGACGACGACGCTGGAACGGCCACCCGACCGCAGACAGCTGCAAGCGGCGGCGCAGCGCTACACGCTCCAACGCAGCGCAACCGCCTACCTTCGTGCGCTCGGTCTGAGCAGCGACTAG
- a CDS encoding zinc-finger domain-containing protein, translating to MIEPNAQNRYEVSRADLPLHCPMKGMSLWNSHPRVYLPIEESGEERCPYCGAVYVLID from the coding sequence CTGATCGAGCCGAACGCCCAGAACCGTTACGAGGTCAGCCGCGCCGATCTCCCGTTGCACTGTCCGATGAAGGGCATGAGCCTCTGGAACTCGCACCCCCGCGTTTACCTCCCGATCGAGGAGAGCGGCGAAGAGCGCTGTCCGTACTGCGGCGCGGTGTACGTGCTTATCGACTAG
- a CDS encoding glycosyltransferase, translated as MERMILNLCAGLAERVRRLDLVLVRADSAHVTDLPASVRIVNLNARHTFTSLLPLARYLRRERPSVLLAAKDRAIRVAVVARVLARVPLRLVGRIGTTVSAALAGRGAWRLAVWRAGMRLFYPGADLIVAVSQGVADDIVHLAQLAPDRVRVVPNPVWTPRLERLAREAPAHPWFSEPSVPLVLSAGRLTRQKDFPTLIRAFAQVRAERPCRLMILGDGGQRDDLLALAKQLGVAEDVALPGFQANPYAYVAHASLFVLSSVWEGSPNVLTEALALGIPVVSTDCPSGPREILAGGRYGKLVPTGDGDALARAMLETLANPLPRDALMQAARPYSLEASTRGYLEALAIGPPPSVESTSA; from the coding sequence GTGGAGCGAATGATTCTCAATCTGTGCGCCGGACTGGCAGAGCGGGTGCGCCGCCTCGATCTCGTACTCGTACGGGCCGACAGCGCGCATGTCACCGACCTGCCGGCTTCCGTTCGAATCGTCAACTTGAACGCACGTCACACCTTCACTAGCCTGCTGCCGCTCGCGCGGTATCTGCGGCGCGAGCGTCCCTCGGTACTGCTCGCTGCCAAGGACCGGGCGATCCGGGTAGCAGTCGTGGCCCGAGTCCTCGCGCGCGTGCCGCTGCGGCTCGTCGGTCGGATCGGAACCACGGTCTCCGCTGCGCTGGCCGGGCGAGGCGCCTGGCGGCTCGCAGTCTGGCGTGCGGGCATGCGGCTCTTTTATCCGGGCGCCGATCTGATCGTTGCCGTCTCGCAGGGCGTGGCCGACGACATCGTGCATCTTGCGCAGCTTGCGCCGGATCGTGTGCGCGTTGTGCCCAATCCGGTGTGGACGCCGCGGCTCGAGCGCCTCGCCCGGGAAGCGCCGGCGCATCCGTGGTTCTCGGAGCCCTCCGTCCCGCTGGTCCTGAGCGCCGGGCGGCTCACGCGGCAAAAGGATTTCCCGACCTTGATCCGCGCCTTTGCGCAGGTGCGGGCGGAGCGACCCTGCCGGCTCATGATCCTGGGAGACGGCGGCCAGCGAGACGATCTGCTCGCGCTCGCGAAGCAACTCGGCGTTGCCGAGGATGTGGCGCTCCCGGGTTTCCAGGCCAATCCGTACGCCTACGTCGCGCACGCCTCGTTGTTCGTGCTCTCTTCGGTTTGGGAGGGGTCCCCAAACGTGCTCACCGAAGCTCTGGCGCTCGGCATACCCGTGGTCTCGACCGATTGTCCGAGCGGACCGCGGGAAATACTCGCGGGGGGTCGCTACGGCAAACTTGTGCCCACGGGTGATGGGGACGCGCTCGCGCGGGCCATGCTCGAGACTCTGGCGAACCCCCTTCCCCGCGACGCCCTCATGCAGGCCGCCCGGCCCTACTCGCTCGAGGCGAGCACTCGAGGCTACCTGGAAGCGCTCGCTATCGGTCCGCCCCCCTCCGTTGAATCGACGAGCGCATAA
- a CDS encoding glycosyltransferase — translation MTRKGRLAVFAATSGHSGVDRNLKNLIPVFAARGVAVDLLNVRGHGPLLEDLPSRVRVIDLGASHVNTCFPALVRYLRREPPPMLLSDKDKVNRLALLARRFAGAPTRIAVRLGIHVSTNLAERGWLDRTIQTFSIRRFYPWADVILVPSRGVADDLAALGRMPRDKISVVPNPVVTPELEKLLAQPAAHAWFADPAVPIVLGVGELGARKDFETLVRAVALVRQERRCRLLILGRGKQRDMLVSLGTGLGYGDDLSLPGFVANPYAYMSRCSVFASSSRFEGFANVVAEALAVGIPVVATDCPSGPREILENGRHGRLVPVGDPVAMAEAIKATLADPPKRATLQAAASRYRVAQVADEYLRALDLG, via the coding sequence GTGACTCGCAAAGGCCGCCTCGCGGTGTTCGCCGCCACGTCGGGCCACAGCGGCGTAGACCGTAATCTCAAGAACCTGATTCCGGTTTTTGCAGCGCGGGGCGTCGCGGTGGATCTCCTGAACGTTCGCGGGCATGGTCCCCTGCTCGAAGACCTGCCGTCCCGCGTGCGCGTCATTGATCTTGGCGCTTCTCACGTCAACACGTGCTTTCCCGCGTTGGTGCGCTACCTGCGCCGCGAACCGCCGCCGATGCTGCTCAGCGACAAGGACAAGGTGAATCGCTTGGCACTCCTGGCCCGACGTTTCGCCGGCGCGCCCACCCGCATCGCCGTACGCCTCGGAATTCACGTCTCCACCAATCTGGCGGAGCGCGGCTGGTTGGATCGGACAATCCAGACCTTCTCCATCCGGCGCTTTTATCCCTGGGCGGACGTGATCCTCGTGCCGTCGCGCGGAGTCGCCGACGACCTCGCGGCACTCGGGAGGATGCCGCGCGACAAGATATCCGTCGTCCCCAACCCGGTCGTCACACCCGAGCTCGAAAAGCTGCTCGCTCAGCCGGCCGCGCATGCGTGGTTTGCGGATCCGGCTGTCCCGATCGTTTTGGGAGTTGGCGAGCTCGGCGCCCGCAAGGATTTCGAAACGCTCGTCCGGGCGGTTGCGCTCGTGCGGCAGGAGCGACGCTGCCGCCTGCTCATTCTTGGTCGCGGAAAGCAGCGCGATATGCTGGTCTCGCTCGGGACCGGCCTCGGGTACGGCGACGATCTCTCTCTGCCCGGCTTCGTCGCCAACCCGTACGCCTACATGAGCCGGTGCAGTGTCTTTGCCAGTTCCTCGCGTTTTGAGGGGTTCGCGAACGTGGTTGCGGAGGCGTTGGCCGTCGGCATACCGGTAGTTGCGACGGATTGCCCGAGCGGTCCGCGCGAAATCCTGGAGAACGGCCGCCACGGACGGCTGGTACCGGTCGGAGATCCTGTCGCGATGGCCGAGGCGATCAAGGCGACGTTGGCAGATCCGCCGAAACGCGCGACCCTGCAAGCGGCAGCCAGCCGGTACCGTGTTGCGCAGGTTGCGGACGAGTATCTTCGCGCACTGGACCTGGGTTGA
- a CDS encoding branched-chain amino acid transaminase: MSMADRDGVIWYDGRLVPWREATTHVLSHTLHYGMGVFEGVRAYKTARGTAIFRLREHTDRLWRSAHILGMKIPYEKEALNRAILSAVRENRLESAYIRPMCFYGSESMGLHAKGLEVHVVVAAWAWGSYLGEDGIVNGIRVRTSSFNRHHVNVSMCRAKANGHYINSMLAVQEAVACGADEALLLDTEGYVSEGSGENIFIVRDGTLATPDLTSALDGITRDTVMRLAAELGIPVQVRRITRDEVYVADEAFFTGTAAEVTPIRELDGRPIGSGTRGPITEALQSLYFDQVHGRRDAHPEWLTLVA, translated from the coding sequence ATGTCCATGGCCGACCGCGACGGCGTCATCTGGTATGACGGCCGACTCGTGCCCTGGCGCGAAGCCACGACGCACGTCCTCAGCCACACCCTGCATTACGGCATGGGCGTGTTCGAAGGCGTGCGCGCCTACAAGACCGCGCGCGGCACGGCGATCTTTCGTCTGCGCGAGCACACCGACCGGTTGTGGCGCTCGGCGCACATCCTCGGCATGAAAATTCCGTACGAGAAGGAAGCGCTCAATCGTGCGATTCTCAGCGCGGTACGCGAGAACCGGCTCGAGTCCGCGTACATCCGCCCGATGTGCTTCTACGGCAGCGAGAGCATGGGGTTGCATGCCAAGGGTCTGGAGGTCCACGTGGTCGTCGCCGCCTGGGCCTGGGGGTCGTATCTCGGCGAGGACGGAATCGTGAACGGGATCCGCGTGCGCACCTCGTCGTTCAACCGGCACCACGTGAACGTCTCGATGTGCCGCGCGAAGGCGAACGGCCACTACATCAACTCGATGCTCGCGGTGCAGGAGGCGGTCGCCTGCGGGGCCGACGAGGCGCTGCTGCTGGACACCGAAGGTTACGTGTCGGAAGGCAGCGGCGAGAACATCTTCATCGTGCGCGACGGCACGCTCGCGACGCCCGATCTCACCTCGGCGCTCGACGGCATCACGCGCGATACCGTGATGCGCCTCGCCGCCGAGCTCGGCATACCGGTGCAGGTGCGGCGGATCACGCGCGACGAGGTGTACGTCGCGGACGAAGCCTTTTTCACCGGCACGGCCGCCGAGGTCACGCCGATTCGCGAGCTCGACGGCCGGCCGATCGGCAGCGGCACGCGCGGCCCGATCACCGAGGCGCTGCAGTCGCTCTATTTCGACCAGGTGCACGGCCGGCGGGACGCGCACCCGGAATGGCTCACGTTGGTCGCATGA
- the glnE gene encoding bifunctional [glutamate--ammonia ligase]-adenylyl-L-tyrosine phosphorylase/[glutamate--ammonia-ligase] adenylyltransferase gives MSVVPAEALTSGLGVLPAPLREAVKQRLQALGEALPPLRDPLALDWLGRLARVFAASEFAAQAATRDPAAVRDLLASGDLYRRYAPGSLAARVRDAVAEAEDEAALKHRLRVLRRREYLRLVWRDVGGAADLSEVTATLSELADACLASALDWLARRAAEVYGEPRAADGGAMGLVVLGLGKLGGYELNFSSDVDIVFAYPEDGETGGPRTISHHEFFLKLAQSLINALHEPTADGFVFRVDTRLRPFGASGPLVLSFDAMEHYYQTHGREWERYAFIKARACAGDRAAGEELLARLKPFVYRRYLDYGALDAIRGMKAMIEREVERRAMAGNLKLGPGGIREIEFIAQTHQLIRGGRERPLQERATLDLLPRLARAGYLPQAVADELREAYIFLRTSEHRLQQVADRQVHTLPSEPLERERLAFATGFADWTAYAAVLEAHRARVHQHFTALLGGEPAARPADEGRGLVPVWLGQIEPERAAPILEQAGYGDPSAVLALLKGLREGPVYRGFSTEGRARLDRLLPLLLLDAAATREPGVALARAIQIIESIGRRSAYLSLLIENGTARAQLVNLAAASPWIAAWISRHPVLLDELLDPREFYALADRAALEADLTDQLAALPEDDLEAQMERLREFKNAELLRVAAADIGPGLAPERVGAQLATLAEVVLAAALAIAQRDLERRHGAPGGREPPPGFAVIGYGKLGSHELGYASDLDMIFLYEEAEGATTTGARAIPNELYFARLGQRLIHILTTRTPAGVLYEVDMRLRPSGKAGPLVTSLPAFRRYQSKEAWTWEHQALVRARPVAGSAAVAAAFEAARREILCRSRDPDALRREVREMRARIAESHAQPHEGFDVKYDRGGIVDIEFMVQYWALRWAHDHPDVARHTDNINILETLARLGLVEDERARLLASAYRRCLSAEHRLKLMERGACVPLAELEGLPEAVAGIWNETFERE, from the coding sequence ATGTCGGTCGTGCCGGCTGAAGCCCTTACTTCGGGTCTGGGCGTGCTGCCCGCACCCCTCCGCGAGGCGGTGAAGCAGCGTCTGCAGGCGCTCGGGGAAGCGCTTCCGCCCCTCCGCGATCCGCTCGCGCTCGACTGGCTCGGGCGTCTCGCCCGTGTCTTTGCGGCGAGCGAGTTCGCGGCGCAGGCCGCGACCCGCGACCCGGCCGCCGTCCGCGACCTTCTCGCCAGCGGTGATCTTTACCGGCGCTACGCTCCGGGCAGCCTCGCCGCCCGTGTCCGCGACGCCGTCGCCGAGGCGGAGGACGAGGCGGCGCTCAAGCACCGGCTGCGCGTTCTGCGCCGGCGGGAATACCTGCGGCTGGTCTGGCGCGACGTGGGCGGGGCCGCCGACCTGAGCGAGGTGACCGCCACGCTATCGGAACTCGCCGACGCCTGTCTCGCGTCCGCCCTCGACTGGCTGGCCCGGCGGGCCGCCGAGGTATACGGGGAGCCGCGCGCGGCAGACGGCGGTGCGATGGGGCTCGTCGTGCTCGGTCTCGGCAAGCTCGGCGGCTACGAGCTCAACTTCTCCTCGGATGTCGACATCGTCTTCGCGTATCCCGAGGACGGCGAGACCGGTGGACCCCGCACGATCAGCCACCACGAGTTCTTCCTGAAGCTTGCGCAATCGCTCATCAACGCGCTGCACGAGCCGACTGCCGACGGCTTCGTCTTCCGCGTCGACACGCGCCTGCGTCCCTTCGGCGCAAGCGGTCCGCTCGTGCTGTCGTTCGACGCCATGGAGCACTACTACCAGACGCACGGGCGCGAATGGGAGCGCTATGCCTTCATCAAGGCGCGCGCCTGCGCCGGGGACCGGGCGGCGGGCGAAGAGCTGCTCGCCCGCCTGAAGCCCTTCGTCTACCGCCGTTACCTCGACTACGGTGCGCTCGACGCGATCCGCGGGATGAAGGCGATGATCGAGCGCGAGGTGGAGCGCCGTGCGATGGCCGGCAACCTCAAGCTCGGCCCGGGAGGAATCCGGGAGATCGAGTTCATCGCCCAGACGCACCAGCTCATTCGCGGCGGTCGGGAGCGCCCCTTGCAGGAGCGCGCGACGCTCGATCTGCTGCCCCGGCTTGCGCGCGCCGGCTATCTGCCCCAGGCGGTGGCGGACGAGCTTCGAGAGGCGTACATCTTCCTGCGCACAAGCGAGCACCGGTTGCAGCAGGTGGCGGACCGCCAGGTGCATACGCTGCCGAGCGAGCCGCTCGAGCGCGAACGGCTCGCCTTCGCGACGGGTTTCGCCGACTGGACGGCGTACGCCGCCGTGCTCGAGGCGCACCGCGCGCGGGTTCACCAGCACTTCACGGCCCTGCTCGGCGGCGAGCCGGCCGCGCGGCCCGCGGACGAGGGGCGCGGGCTCGTGCCCGTCTGGCTCGGGCAGATCGAGCCCGAGCGCGCGGCGCCGATCCTCGAGCAGGCCGGCTACGGCGATCCGTCCGCGGTGCTCGCTCTCCTCAAGGGGTTGCGCGAGGGACCGGTTTACCGCGGTTTCTCGACCGAAGGGCGTGCGCGCCTCGACCGGTTGCTGCCGCTCCTCCTGCTCGACGCCGCCGCCACGCGGGAACCGGGCGTCGCGCTCGCGCGCGCGATCCAGATCATCGAGTCCATAGGCCGGCGATCGGCGTATCTTTCTCTTCTTATCGAGAACGGGACCGCCCGCGCGCAGCTGGTGAACCTCGCGGCCGCGAGCCCCTGGATCGCCGCCTGGATCAGCCGCCATCCGGTCCTGCTCGACGAGCTGCTCGATCCGCGCGAGTTCTACGCGCTCGCCGACCGCGCCGCGCTCGAGGCGGATCTCACCGACCAGCTGGCGGCGCTGCCCGAGGACGACCTCGAAGCGCAGATGGAGCGGCTTCGTGAGTTCAAGAACGCCGAACTCCTGCGCGTGGCCGCCGCCGACATCGGCCCGGGCCTCGCCCCCGAGCGCGTCGGTGCGCAGCTCGCGACCCTCGCCGAAGTCGTGCTTGCGGCCGCGCTCGCCATCGCGCAGCGCGACCTCGAGCGTCGGCACGGCGCGCCCGGCGGGCGCGAGCCGCCGCCCGGTTTCGCCGTGATCGGTTACGGCAAGCTCGGCAGCCACGAGCTGGGCTATGCCTCCGATCTTGACATGATCTTCCTGTACGAGGAGGCCGAAGGCGCGACCACGACCGGGGCGCGCGCGATTCCGAATGAGCTCTACTTCGCGCGCCTCGGCCAGCGGCTCATTCACATCCTCACGACGCGCACGCCGGCTGGCGTGCTCTACGAGGTCGACATGCGGCTGCGGCCGTCCGGCAAGGCGGGGCCGTTGGTCACGAGCCTGCCGGCCTTTCGCCGCTACCAATCCAAGGAAGCGTGGACCTGGGAGCACCAGGCGCTGGTGCGCGCGCGGCCCGTTGCAGGCAGCGCCGCGGTGGCGGCCGCCTTCGAGGCGGCGCGACGAGAGATCCTGTGCCGGTCACGTGACCCGGACGCGCTGCGCCGCGAGGTGCGCGAGATGCGCGCGCGGATCGCCGAGAGCCACGCGCAGCCGCACGAGGGCTTCGACGTAAAGTACGACCGCGGCGGTATCGTAGACATTGAATTTATGGTGCAATACTGGGCCCTGCGGTGGGCGCACGACCATCCGGACGTCGCCCGCCACACGGACAACATCAATATCCTGGAAACGCTCGCGCGCCTCGGCCTGGTCGAGGACGAGCGGGCGCGGTTGCTAGCCAGCGCCTATCGCCGCTGCCTGTCGGCGGAGCACCGACTGAAGCTCATGGAGCGCGGGGCCTGCGTGCCTCTCGCCGAGCTCGAGGGGCTGCCCGAGGCCGTGGCCGGGATCTGGAACGAGACTTTCGAGCGGGAGTAG
- a CDS encoding sulfotransferase family protein, which produces MKVVGIGFGKTGTSTLATCLRQFGFRHKTWDKRLYDAYARGDLRPINEALEAHDSFDDWPWPVLYREIDARYPGSKFILTVRKDPETWLRSLETHARRRADRTRIWRIYGLEPDHFDSAKVRQRYLQHIDEVHAYFKDRPRDFLEVCWEAGDGWDKLAAFLEMPLPQMPFPHAYRTPGDREFALKEWRRRFIPRFIRKLLWPEPS; this is translated from the coding sequence ATGAAAGTGGTCGGCATCGGTTTCGGAAAAACGGGCACGTCGACGCTGGCCACCTGCCTGCGCCAGTTCGGCTTTCGGCACAAGACATGGGACAAACGTCTCTACGACGCTTACGCGCGTGGCGACTTGCGCCCGATCAACGAAGCGTTGGAAGCGCACGACAGCTTCGACGATTGGCCGTGGCCCGTGCTCTATCGCGAGATCGATGCGCGTTATCCGGGCTCGAAGTTCATCCTCACCGTGCGCAAGGATCCGGAGACATGGCTTCGCAGCCTTGAAACGCATGCCCGCCGGCGAGCGGATCGTACGCGCATCTGGCGGATATACGGGCTCGAGCCCGATCATTTCGATTCGGCGAAGGTGCGGCAGCGCTATCTTCAGCACATCGACGAAGTGCACGCGTACTTCAAAGATCGGCCCAGGGACTTTCTGGAGGTTTGCTGGGAGGCGGGCGACGGCTGGGACAAACTCGCGGCGTTTCTCGAGATGCCCCTGCCGCAGATGCCTTTCCCGCATGCCTACAGAACGCCTGGCGATCGCGAGTTCGCCCTCAAGGAGTGGAGGCGAAGGTTCATTCCTCGCTTCATTCGGAAGCTGCTATGGCCCGAGCCATCTTGA
- a CDS encoding sulfotransferase family 2 domain-containing protein, producing MLLSHRHQFLFVHIAKTGGTSVRAALAPLLWRDPLFWLAYPCRRLSHLSGHRTVTKFPRHAKIIAAKEMLPHEVFTRLFKFAFVRNPWDLQVSSYHHLKRERPHLVAHVKDFSDFVRFKLDPERSYEYHLDTSIEMQSDYVKDLSGRIIVDFIGRYERLEEDFARVCDRLGIAQRPLPHKRQAKDRDDYRRYYDEVTADLVAKRFLPDIEAFRYSFE from the coding sequence ATGCTCCTCTCGCATCGCCACCAGTTCCTCTTCGTCCACATCGCCAAGACGGGAGGCACGAGCGTGCGGGCGGCGCTTGCGCCGCTTCTGTGGCGCGACCCGCTCTTTTGGCTTGCGTACCCCTGCCGGCGCCTGAGCCACCTCAGCGGACACCGCACCGTCACCAAGTTTCCGCGCCACGCGAAAATCATCGCAGCCAAGGAGATGTTGCCGCACGAGGTATTCACCCGGCTCTTCAAGTTCGCGTTCGTGCGCAATCCGTGGGATCTCCAGGTCAGCTCGTACCACCACCTGAAGCGCGAGCGGCCGCACCTCGTCGCACACGTAAAGGACTTCAGCGACTTCGTGCGCTTCAAGCTCGACCCCGAGCGATCGTATGAATACCACCTCGATACGTCGATCGAGATGCAGTCGGACTACGTGAAGGACCTGTCCGGCCGCATCATCGTGGATTTCATCGGCCGTTACGAGCGCCTGGAAGAGGATTTCGCCCGGGTGTGCGACCGGCTGGGAATCGCCCAAAGGCCGCTGCCGCACAAGCGGCAGGCGAAGGACCGTGACGATTACCGCAGATACTATGACGAGGTCACCGCCGATCTCGTGGCAAAGCGCTTTCTGCCGGACATAGAGGCGTTCCGGTACAGTTTCGAATAG
- a CDS encoding O-methyltransferase, giving the protein MQPIVPPEIEAYCTAHSSAPSALLVELQAYTTRNCADAQMLIGPLEAAFLQMLVRLSGARRVLEVGTFTGYSALAMAEALPADGTLLTCEIDPDRAAIARRFFERSPHGRRIELRLGAARETLRGLPPDDRFDMAFIDADKEGYLEYYDAILPRLSAGGLLVADNTLWSGDVLDPQRPSARAVDAFNRHVREDDRVAHVLVPLRDGVMLVRKR; this is encoded by the coding sequence GTGCAACCCATTGTTCCGCCTGAAATCGAGGCGTACTGCACCGCGCATTCCTCCGCGCCTTCGGCGCTGCTCGTCGAACTGCAAGCCTACACTACCCGGAACTGCGCAGATGCGCAGATGCTGATCGGGCCGCTGGAAGCGGCCTTTCTGCAGATGCTGGTCCGGCTCTCCGGCGCACGGCGCGTGCTCGAGGTCGGCACCTTCACCGGTTATTCCGCGCTCGCCATGGCCGAAGCCCTCCCGGCGGACGGGACGCTCCTCACGTGCGAGATCGACCCCGACCGGGCCGCGATCGCCCGGCGCTTTTTCGAGCGCAGCCCGCACGGCCGCCGGATCGAGCTCCGCCTCGGCGCCGCCCGCGAGACGCTCCGTGGACTGCCTCCGGACGATCGGTTCGACATGGCCTTCATCGACGCGGACAAGGAAGGCTATCTCGAATACTACGACGCGATACTCCCGCGTCTGTCCGCCGGCGGCCTGCTCGTCGCGGACAATACGCTGTGGTCGGGCGACGTCCTCGATCCGCAGCGACCGTCCGCCCGTGCCGTGGACGCCTTCAACCGGCATGTGCGCGAGGACGACCGCGTGGCGCATGTGCTCGTTCCCTTGCGCGACGGCGTGATGCTCGTTCGCAAGCGATAG